A part of Flavobacteriaceae bacterium GSB9 genomic DNA contains:
- a CDS encoding pseudouridine synthase yields the protein MNRHQGGKGKGKPSGRGSGNKRFTSYARGNAPIKKSAPNQKTPSNPDEIRLNKYVANAGICSRREADVHIATGLVTVNGKVITEMGYKVKPGDDVRYDGSRISPESKAYVLLNKPKGFATTTSESKGRTVMDLVANATNASIKPIGRLGRNSKGLLLFTNDEAIVKKFTNSKRGVPRLFHIELDKNLKHEDFKKIQAGFKIDGKLIEVEDISYIDGAKKREIGLKIKNTGNTIIRTIFEYFNYDIVSLDCVAIGHLTKKDIPRGHWKHLTEQELNTLKML from the coding sequence ATGAACAGACATCAAGGGGGTAAAGGAAAAGGAAAGCCATCAGGGCGAGGAAGCGGCAATAAGCGTTTTACGAGTTACGCAAGAGGAAATGCGCCCATTAAAAAGTCTGCCCCAAACCAAAAAACGCCAAGTAATCCTGATGAAATCAGATTAAATAAATATGTTGCCAACGCAGGTATATGCTCGCGTCGTGAGGCCGATGTACACATCGCCACTGGTTTGGTGACAGTTAACGGTAAAGTTATTACCGAAATGGGCTATAAAGTAAAGCCAGGCGACGATGTGCGTTACGATGGTTCAAGAATTAGTCCTGAGAGCAAGGCTTATGTACTACTTAATAAACCAAAAGGCTTTGCCACTACAACAAGCGAAAGCAAAGGACGAACCGTTATGGATTTGGTCGCTAATGCAACTAACGCCAGCATAAAACCCATTGGTAGATTAGGGCGCAATTCAAAAGGCTTGTTGTTGTTTACTAACGACGAAGCCATTGTGAAAAAGTTCACGAATTCTAAAAGAGGCGTACCACGGTTATTTCATATTGAGTTAGATAAAAATTTGAAACACGAAGATTTTAAGAAAATTCAAGCTGGTTTTAAAATTGATGGAAAACTCATTGAAGTTGAAGATATCAGTTATATCGATGGTGCCAAAAAGCGGGAAATAGGCTTGAAAATAAAAAATACGGGCAACACCATTATCCGTACTATTTTTGAGTATTTCAACTACGATATCGTCAGTTTAGATTGTGTAGCTATTGGGCATTTAACCAAAAAAGATATTCCACGTGGCCACTGGAAGCACTTAACTGAACAAGAACTTAATACTTTAAAAATGCTTTAA
- a CDS encoding tryptophan 2,3-dioxygenase family protein — MKTNINKKLKEKYEAIDQDVEAHLEGLLHSKPINYWDYVQTDALLNLQVQRTVFPDEKVFIMYHQISELLFKMILSEIEQVAKADTVSVDIFTDKIMRISRYFDVLTSSFSIMKDGMDIDQYNKFRTTLIPASGFQSAQYRKIEFASTELINLIDKRFRDTIDRNSSYEHAFEHLYWQAAGKDFKTGKKTYTLSAFEARYKEEFIRFTKFYQFNNLWTKFKTLPKASQANKDLIKAMRHYDYTVNIKWVMAHYNTANHYLNIGGKTTEATGGSEWVKYMHPKYQKRIFFPDLWTEKEKEEWGTSV; from the coding sequence TTGAAAACCAACATAAACAAAAAACTAAAAGAAAAGTACGAGGCCATTGACCAAGATGTTGAGGCACATTTGGAGGGTTTGCTGCACAGCAAACCCATTAATTATTGGGATTATGTCCAAACCGATGCTTTGCTAAACTTGCAAGTACAGCGTACCGTTTTTCCGGACGAGAAGGTTTTTATTATGTACCACCAAATTTCAGAATTGCTTTTTAAAATGATTCTTAGTGAAATCGAGCAGGTGGCTAAAGCAGATACTGTAAGTGTAGATATTTTTACCGATAAAATTATGCGCATCAGTCGCTATTTTGATGTGCTTACTTCGTCGTTCAGCATTATGAAAGATGGCATGGATATCGACCAGTACAATAAATTTAGAACAACTTTAATACCAGCCAGCGGTTTTCAAAGTGCTCAATACAGAAAAATCGAGTTCGCATCTACCGAGCTTATCAATCTAATCGATAAACGGTTTCGGGATACAATCGATAGAAATTCATCGTACGAGCATGCTTTTGAGCATCTGTATTGGCAAGCGGCCGGCAAAGACTTCAAAACAGGAAAAAAGACTTATACTTTATCGGCTTTTGAAGCCCGATATAAAGAGGAATTTATTAGATTTACAAAATTTTATCAATTTAATAATTTGTGGACCAAGTTTAAAACCCTACCCAAAGCTTCACAGGCCAATAAAGATTTGATAAAAGCCATGCGCCATTACGATTATACCGTCAATATAAAATGGGTTATGGCACATTATAACACGGCAAATCATTATTTGAACATTGGAGGGAAAACAACAGAAGCCACAGGAGGAAGTGAGTGGGTAAAGTATATGCACCCAAAATACCAAAAAAGAATATTTTTTCCAGATTTATGGACAGAGAAAGAAAAAGAGGAGTGGGGAACAAGTGTTTAA
- a CDS encoding DUF3108 domain-containing protein has translation MKKILLILTVFASFQALFAQQESAFGDGEWFKFRMSYSNWLKAGNATLTVKDSKLNDKDVYHVVGKGWTTGMIKWFFKVKDRYETYFDKKTIKPYKFIRDIDEGGYTKNLEINFDQDNNKAYITDKKHNTKKVVDTKPNVQDLVSAFYYLRNNLNTSELKVGDEARVEMFFDEESYGFKLIYLGEETIETDFGFIKSLKFRPYVMAGRVFKEEESLTLWVSNDKNKIPLRVKADLAVGSLRADLEAFKGLKHPFRIVVNN, from the coding sequence ATGAAAAAAATATTACTAATATTAACAGTTTTTGCTTCGTTTCAGGCGCTTTTTGCACAGCAAGAATCGGCTTTCGGTGATGGCGAATGGTTTAAATTTAGGATGAGCTATAGCAATTGGTTAAAAGCTGGTAATGCTACACTCACCGTAAAAGATTCTAAACTGAACGACAAAGATGTATACCATGTGGTAGGCAAAGGTTGGACTACGGGCATGATTAAATGGTTTTTTAAAGTGAAAGACAGGTATGAAACTTATTTTGATAAAAAAACCATTAAGCCTTACAAATTTATAAGAGATATAGACGAAGGCGGATATACCAAGAATTTAGAGATTAATTTCGATCAAGACAATAACAAGGCCTATATAACCGATAAAAAACACAACACAAAAAAGGTAGTCGATACCAAACCCAATGTTCAGGATTTGGTGTCTGCATTTTATTATTTAAGGAATAATTTGAATACCAGTGAATTAAAAGTTGGTGACGAAGCAAGGGTCGAGATGTTTTTTGATGAGGAAAGCTATGGTTTTAAGCTAATTTACTTGGGTGAAGAAACTATAGAAACTGATTTTGGTTTTATAAAGTCTTTAAAGTTTAGACCCTATGTAATGGCAGGTCGTGTTTTTAAAGAAGAAGAAAGTTTAACCTTATGGGTATCCAACGATAAAAATAAAATACCATTGCGTGTTAAAGCCGATTTAGCCGTAGGTTCGCTCAGGGCAGATTTAGAAGCATTTAAAGGGCTTAAGCATCCTTTTAGAATAGTAGTTAATAATTAA
- a CDS encoding NAD(P)/FAD-dependent oxidoreductase — translation MNQKDVVVIGGGAAGFFAAINVAEQNPDLSVAILERGKEGLAKVKISGGGRCNVTHAEFIPQELVQNYPRGEKELLGPFHQFMTGDTIEWFEKRGVALKIEEDGRMFPVSNSSQTIIDCFLNEAKKHHVEVFYSHSVKSITQPNGSFKIETNQTSFSAEKVLLATGSNPKIWRLLEELGHTISLPVPSLFTFNINDRRIADIPGVVAQNVEVKVLETNLYSEGPLLITHWGMSAPSILKLSAFGALELAKRNYKFQIEINFIRHSFDDCLSILKIKKQELAKKTVYKSTQFNLPKRLWHQLVLASKIDVETRWADLNKTHLEDLTSQLTSAVFNVNGKSTFKEEFVTAGGVNLKEVNFKTFESKVVKNLYFAGEVLNIDAVTGGFNFQNAWTGAFIAAKNMV, via the coding sequence ATGAATCAAAAAGACGTTGTGGTAATTGGAGGTGGGGCTGCTGGTTTTTTCGCAGCCATTAACGTGGCTGAACAAAACCCAGATTTAAGCGTAGCTATTTTAGAGCGTGGAAAAGAAGGCTTGGCCAAGGTTAAAATTTCTGGTGGTGGGCGTTGTAATGTAACGCATGCCGAGTTTATTCCGCAGGAGCTGGTTCAGAATTATCCGCGTGGCGAAAAGGAATTGCTGGGACCCTTCCATCAATTTATGACGGGCGATACTATTGAATGGTTTGAAAAACGTGGCGTAGCATTGAAAATTGAAGAAGATGGTAGAATGTTTCCTGTCTCAAATTCTTCGCAAACCATTATCGATTGCTTTTTAAATGAAGCCAAAAAACATCATGTGGAAGTGTTTTATAGCCATTCGGTAAAATCGATAACGCAACCCAATGGTAGTTTTAAAATAGAAACCAACCAAACCTCGTTTTCCGCAGAAAAGGTATTGTTGGCCACGGGTAGTAATCCAAAAATTTGGCGTCTTTTAGAAGAGTTGGGCCATACTATCTCGCTACCAGTGCCTTCGCTTTTCACTTTTAATATAAATGATAGACGTATTGCCGATATTCCTGGGGTTGTAGCCCAAAACGTTGAGGTTAAAGTTTTAGAAACCAATTTATATAGCGAAGGGCCTTTGCTCATTACCCATTGGGGTATGAGTGCGCCTTCTATTTTAAAACTTTCGGCCTTTGGTGCGTTGGAATTAGCCAAACGAAATTACAAGTTTCAAATAGAAATCAATTTTATTAGGCATTCTTTTGATGATTGTTTGAGTATTTTAAAAATAAAAAAACAGGAATTGGCTAAAAAAACGGTTTATAAATCTACACAGTTCAATTTGCCCAAACGGTTGTGGCATCAGTTGGTTTTAGCTTCAAAAATAGATGTCGAGACACGATGGGCAGACCTAAACAAAACGCATTTAGAAGATTTGACCAGTCAGCTTACTTCAGCTGTTTTTAATGTAAACGGTAAAAGTACGTTTAAGGAAGAGTTTGTAACGGCAGGAGGAGTAAACTTAAAAGAGGTGAATTTTAAAACGTTTGAGAGCAAAGTGGTTAAAAATCTATACTTTGCTGGTGAAGTCCTAAATATTGACGCGGTTACTGGCGGATTCAATTTTCAAAATGCATGGACGGGTGCTTTCATTGCTGCTAAAAATATGGTGTAA
- a CDS encoding geranylgeranylglycerol-phosphate geranylgeranyltransferase encodes MLSRKQKYILLKFFSMFSVVRGYNVLVIVIAQYLASIYILAHDRPLNEVLFDVNLLMLVLASAATIAGGYIINNFYDSEKDLINRPIKSKLDRLVSQNTKLSFYFVLNFMAVVMASYVSFNAVLFFAIYIFGIWFYSHKLKKRPFIGNVTSAFLTITPFFAIFMYYKNFETVIFVHAMFLFLLVYMRELTKDLENLKGDFLQGYKTIPVVYGDKASKVMLTILAILTLVPTYLLLFSFDVGYMYIYLYLSIALLLLFLFILWKAKTKTHYLILHNILKFIIVAGVFSIVMIKVSVVLNRI; translated from the coding sequence ATGTTAAGTAGGAAGCAGAAATACATTCTTTTAAAGTTTTTTAGTATGTTTTCTGTTGTACGCGGCTATAATGTACTGGTTATAGTTATTGCTCAATATTTGGCGTCTATTTATATTTTGGCACATGATAGGCCTTTAAACGAGGTGCTTTTTGATGTGAATTTACTAATGCTTGTTTTGGCATCGGCAGCCACAATTGCTGGAGGCTATATTATCAACAATTTTTACGATTCAGAAAAAGACTTAATAAATCGTCCCATAAAGTCAAAGTTGGACAGACTCGTGAGTCAAAACACCAAGCTTTCATTTTATTTTGTGCTCAACTTTATGGCCGTAGTGATGGCAAGCTATGTGTCGTTCAATGCCGTATTGTTTTTTGCCATTTATATTTTCGGAATTTGGTTTTATTCGCACAAGCTCAAAAAAAGACCATTCATAGGCAATGTAACCTCCGCCTTTTTAACCATTACTCCGTTTTTCGCCATTTTTATGTACTATAAAAATTTTGAAACGGTTATTTTTGTGCATGCCATGTTTTTGTTCTTGTTGGTTTACATGCGCGAGCTTACTAAAGATTTAGAAAACCTAAAAGGCGACTTCTTACAGGGTTATAAAACCATACCAGTGGTGTATGGCGACAAAGCCTCTAAAGTAATGTTAACTATATTGGCCATTCTAACTTTGGTTCCAACATATTTGCTGCTTTTTAGTTTTGATGTAGGCTATATGTATATTTATCTTTATTTGAGTATCGCTTTATTGCTCCTTTTTCTTTTTATACTTTGGAAGGCAAAAACCAAAACACACTACTTGATTCTGCATAATATTTTAAAATTTATAATCGTTGCGGGTGTGTTCTCGATTGTAATGATAAAAGTAAGCGTGGTTTTAAATCGGATTTAA
- the mvaD gene encoding diphosphomevalonate decarboxylase: MTERNFIPEPYSKTVDSGVFQWSSPSNIALVKYWGKKKNQIPENPSISFTLDYCKTITKLSFSKKESHDNFSFDVFLDGEKKDSFKPKISTFFERIEPYLPFLKQYYFKIETENTFPHSSGIASSASGMSALALCLMSVENTLSDGVSEAFFTKKASFLARLGSGSACRSIEGELVVWGTHNLVEGSSDLFGLKYPCQVHDNFKNYQDTILLVDKGEKQVSSTVGHNLMHGHPFAEKRFEQAENNISEIKNILERGDLDAFIALVESEALTLHAMMMTSMPYFILMKPNTLQIINKIWTFRENTGSKVCFTLDAGANVHVLYPEKEAAHVLKFIKNELVVYCQNGHYICDVVGLGAKNIL, from the coding sequence ATGACAGAGCGTAATTTTATTCCTGAACCCTATTCAAAAACAGTTGATTCTGGTGTTTTTCAATGGTCATCGCCCAGCAATATTGCCTTAGTAAAATATTGGGGAAAGAAGAAAAACCAAATCCCAGAAAACCCATCTATAAGTTTTACGCTAGATTATTGTAAAACAATAACGAAACTAAGCTTTTCTAAAAAAGAGAGCCACGACAATTTTTCATTCGACGTGTTTTTAGATGGTGAAAAAAAAGACAGTTTTAAGCCAAAAATCAGTACGTTTTTTGAACGTATAGAACCCTATTTGCCATTTTTAAAACAGTATTATTTTAAGATTGAAACAGAAAATACCTTTCCGCATAGTTCGGGGATTGCCTCCTCGGCCTCGGGAATGAGTGCTTTAGCCTTGTGTTTAATGAGTGTTGAAAATACTTTGAGTGATGGTGTTTCCGAAGCGTTTTTTACAAAAAAAGCATCATTTTTGGCTCGATTGGGCTCTGGAAGTGCTTGCCGCAGTATTGAAGGTGAGTTAGTAGTTTGGGGGACGCATAATTTGGTGGAAGGTAGCAGCGACCTCTTTGGTTTAAAATACCCTTGTCAAGTACACGACAATTTTAAAAATTATCAGGATACGATTTTATTGGTTGATAAAGGCGAAAAACAAGTGAGCAGTACGGTAGGGCATAATTTAATGCACGGTCACCCATTTGCCGAAAAACGTTTTGAGCAGGCTGAAAATAATATTTCAGAAATAAAAAATATTCTTGAGCGTGGTGATTTGGATGCGTTTATTGCATTAGTAGAAAGCGAAGCCTTAACCCTGCATGCCATGATGATGACTAGTATGCCATACTTTATTTTAATGAAACCCAATACCCTTCAAATTATAAATAAAATCTGGACGTTTCGAGAAAATACAGGTTCAAAGGTTTGTTTTACGTTGGATGCAGGCGCCAATGTGCATGTGCTGTACCCGGAAAAAGAAGCTGCTCATGTTTTGAAATTCATTAAGAATGAATTAGTTGTGTATTGTCAAAATGGTCATTATATTTGCGACGTTGTTGGTTTGGGAGCCAAAAACATTTTATAA
- a CDS encoding peptidoglycan DD-metalloendopeptidase family protein, whose product MGCKTEEKKPTNEKNELAVVEEPKEVFEFGFKLNDYIVKRDTIRSGDSFGEILERNKVGYPKIFHIAEKARDTFDIRRLQVGKPYTLLCTKDSLETPKCFIYQPNLEDFVVINFQDSIHAYTSTKPIKYVEKTATGVINSNISETLEEQGLSPRLAYKMADEIYAWTIDFRRLQKGDRFKVIYTDKYIDDSIYTGLHDVKAAYFEHNSEPFYAFRFQTDSVKGIVDYFNEEAKNLRRAFLKAPVKFSRISSRYNLKRRIAVYGYKVRPHKGTDFAAPIGTPIMATANGTVTESRRRGGNGNYVKIRHNATYETQYLHMSRRKAKVGDFVKQGDVIGWVGMTGNTGGPHVCYRFWKHGRQVDPFKQKLPEAKPISDSLKVKYLDFIEPIKYKLDNLYFKPEIKKDQPVQPVITQANS is encoded by the coding sequence ATGGGCTGTAAAACAGAAGAAAAAAAGCCCACAAATGAAAAAAATGAATTAGCCGTAGTAGAAGAGCCCAAGGAAGTCTTTGAATTTGGGTTTAAACTCAACGATTACATTGTAAAGCGAGACACTATTAGAAGTGGCGATAGTTTTGGTGAAATTTTAGAGCGCAACAAAGTAGGTTATCCCAAAATTTTCCACATCGCTGAAAAGGCAAGGGATACTTTCGATATTAGGCGGCTCCAGGTTGGTAAACCCTATACATTACTTTGCACTAAGGATTCCTTAGAAACGCCCAAATGTTTTATCTACCAACCTAATTTGGAAGATTTTGTGGTGATTAATTTTCAAGACTCCATTCATGCCTACACTAGTACCAAGCCCATTAAATATGTAGAAAAAACAGCTACGGGTGTAATTAACAGTAATATTTCTGAAACGCTGGAGGAACAAGGTTTAAGTCCGAGACTAGCTTATAAAATGGCCGATGAAATTTATGCATGGACTATCGATTTTAGGCGTCTTCAAAAAGGCGACCGGTTCAAGGTAATTTATACAGATAAGTACATCGACGATAGTATTTACACAGGTTTACACGATGTAAAAGCAGCTTATTTTGAGCATAATAGCGAGCCATTTTATGCTTTTAGGTTTCAAACCGATAGTGTTAAGGGCATAGTAGATTATTTTAACGAGGAAGCCAAGAATTTACGCCGGGCGTTTTTAAAGGCTCCCGTAAAGTTTAGCCGAATATCTTCGCGCTACAACTTAAAAAGGCGTATTGCAGTTTATGGCTACAAAGTGCGCCCGCATAAAGGTACCGATTTTGCCGCGCCAATAGGTACGCCTATTATGGCTACCGCCAACGGAACGGTTACCGAATCGAGAAGAAGGGGCGGTAACGGTAATTATGTAAAAATACGGCACAATGCGACATACGAAACCCAGTATTTGCACATGAGTAGGCGCAAAGCTAAAGTTGGTGATTTTGTTAAGCAGGGTGATGTTATTGGCTGGGTTGGAATGACGGGGAATACAGGTGGTCCGCACGTTTGCTACCGTTTCTGGAAACACGGTAGACAAGTAGACCCCTTTAAGCAAAAATTACCAGAAGCTAAACCTATTTCAGATAGCCTTAAAGTAAAATATCTCGATTTTATCGAACCTATTAAATATAAATTGGATAATTTGTATTTTAAACCAGAAATAAAAAAAGACCAACCTGTTCAACCCGTAATCACTCAAGCAAATTCGTAA
- the pgi gene encoding glucose-6-phosphate isomerase, with amino-acid sequence MALPTNNPTSTNAWKKLQGHFENVKSLQMKDLFAKDVNRANNFTIKWDDFYVDYSKNRITEETLKYLLQLADEVQLKDAIKSQFSGETINKTEGRAVLHTALRAPKTADFKVDGVNVMPEIDGVKEKIKTFTNEVLNGDRKGYTGKPFTDIVNIGIGGSDLGPAMVVDALQYYKNHLTTHFVSNVDGDHVNEVIKKLDPETTLFVIVSKTFTTQETLSNANTIKEWFLKSALENAIAKHFVAVSTNIKNVKAFGIDENNIFPMWDWVGGRFSLWSAVGLSISLAVGYDNFDSLLSGAHKMDEHFKNEDFSSNIPVILALISVWYNNFFEAESEAIIPYSQYLNQFATYLQQGIMESNGKSVDRNGKPIDYQTGTIIWGEPGTNAQHAFFQLIHQGTKLIPADFIGFAESLHGNQDHQDKLMSNFLAQTEALLNGKTEQQVIAESTQSNVIAFKVFKGNKPTNTIFINKLTPESLGKLIAMYEHKIFVQGIIWNIFSYDQFGVELGKQLANKILQEFNNSATNSHDSSTQNLLNYYKGKR; translated from the coding sequence ATGGCACTACCAACTAACAATCCAACAAGCACAAACGCCTGGAAAAAATTACAGGGACATTTTGAAAACGTTAAAAGTCTTCAAATGAAAGATTTATTTGCAAAAGATGTTAATCGTGCAAATAATTTTACCATAAAATGGGATGACTTTTATGTTGATTATTCTAAAAACCGAATTACAGAGGAAACCTTAAAATACTTGTTGCAATTGGCCGATGAGGTACAGTTGAAAGATGCCATAAAAAGTCAGTTTTCTGGTGAAACCATAAATAAAACCGAAGGCAGAGCTGTATTGCACACAGCGCTTAGAGCACCTAAAACAGCCGATTTTAAGGTTGATGGTGTAAATGTTATGCCCGAGATTGATGGTGTAAAAGAAAAAATAAAAACCTTTACTAATGAAGTTTTAAACGGCGATAGAAAAGGGTACACCGGAAAACCATTCACCGATATTGTTAATATTGGTATTGGCGGATCCGATTTAGGCCCAGCTATGGTGGTTGATGCTTTACAATATTATAAAAACCATTTAACAACGCATTTTGTAAGCAATGTAGATGGCGATCACGTCAACGAGGTTATCAAAAAGTTAGATCCTGAAACCACATTGTTTGTAATTGTTTCAAAAACCTTCACAACTCAAGAAACTCTTTCAAATGCTAATACCATTAAAGAATGGTTTTTAAAATCGGCTTTAGAAAACGCCATAGCTAAGCATTTTGTGGCGGTATCTACAAACATTAAAAACGTTAAGGCATTTGGTATTGATGAAAACAATATTTTTCCTATGTGGGATTGGGTTGGTGGTCGTTTTTCATTATGGAGCGCTGTTGGTTTAAGCATCAGTTTAGCCGTCGGTTACGATAATTTCGATAGTTTGTTAAGTGGCGCACATAAAATGGATGAGCATTTTAAAAATGAAGATTTCAGCTCCAATATCCCAGTAATCTTAGCGCTTATTAGTGTTTGGTACAATAACTTCTTTGAAGCAGAAAGCGAAGCTATTATTCCATATTCGCAGTACTTAAACCAGTTCGCCACCTATTTGCAACAAGGAATCATGGAAAGCAATGGTAAAAGTGTCGATAGAAATGGAAAACCAATAGACTACCAAACGGGAACCATAATTTGGGGAGAGCCTGGCACAAATGCCCAGCATGCCTTTTTCCAATTAATACATCAAGGCACCAAATTAATACCTGCCGATTTTATTGGTTTTGCCGAATCGTTGCATGGTAACCAAGACCATCAAGATAAATTAATGTCTAACTTTTTGGCGCAAACCGAAGCTTTGTTAAATGGTAAAACCGAACAGCAAGTTATAGCAGAGAGCACGCAATCTAATGTCATCGCATTCAAGGTTTTTAAGGGGAATAAACCTACAAATACCATCTTTATTAACAAATTAACCCCCGAAAGCTTAGGAAAATTAATAGCCATGTACGAGCATAAAATATTTGTGCAAGGTATTATTTGGAATATTTTTAGTTACGATCAATTTGGCGTTGAATTAGGAAAGCAATTAGCCAATAAAATTTTGCAGGAATTTAACAATAGCGCAACAAACAGCCATGATTCCTCAACTCAAAATTTGTTGAATTATTATAAGGGAAAACGATAA
- a CDS encoding DUF1697 domain-containing protein — translation MDTFIALLRGINVSGQKKVPMANLRQLFTETGFEKVKTYIQSGNVVFQSAEDDVQKIERKIQKAIKDSFDFEVPVLVKTPSQLQQIFKACPFAQEKKENSYFVMLYSIPEKELVDRLKEISYPNETFSITENCVYFYCSTGYGQAKMNNNFFERKLKVTATARNNKTMVKLIAMLAES, via the coding sequence ATGGATACTTTTATTGCACTGCTAAGAGGTATAAACGTAAGCGGACAAAAGAAAGTCCCGATGGCCAATTTACGTCAATTATTCACAGAAACTGGTTTCGAAAAGGTTAAAACCTATATTCAAAGTGGAAATGTTGTTTTTCAATCTGCTGAAGACGATGTCCAAAAAATAGAAAGGAAAATCCAAAAAGCGATAAAAGATTCTTTTGATTTCGAGGTGCCTGTTTTGGTGAAGACACCAAGCCAACTTCAGCAAATATTCAAAGCCTGTCCTTTTGCACAGGAAAAGAAAGAAAATAGTTATTTTGTTATGCTTTATTCGATACCTGAAAAAGAATTGGTCGATAGATTAAAGGAAATAAGTTACCCTAACGAAACGTTTTCAATAACCGAAAACTGTGTTTATTTTTACTGTTCAACGGGTTACGGACAGGCGAAAATGAATAATAATTTTTTCGAACGGAAACTAAAAGTTACGGCTACGGCCAGAAACAATAAAACGATGGTTAAGTTAATAGCAATGCTAGCAGAAAGTTAA
- a CDS encoding mevalonate kinase: MKGPLFYSKILLFGEYGIIKDSKGLSIPYSFYNGALKNDGNTSVNALKSNESLKRFASYLEKIESDLVRFDMDKLSEDVNAGMYFDSSIPQGYGVGSSGALVAAIYDKYAFDKITVLENLTREKLLKLKSIFSAMESFFHGKSSGLDPLNSYLSIPILINSKDNIEATGIPAQQPEGKGAVFLIDSGIIGETAPMVSLFMENMKQEGFRNMLKTQFIKHTDACVDDFLKGNIKSLFKNTKQLSKVVLNHFKPMIPQQFHDLWKKGIDTNAYYLKLCGSGGGGYILGFTEDFEKAKKALGAYKLEVVYNF; this comes from the coding sequence ATGAAAGGACCTCTATTTTATTCTAAGATTTTACTTTTTGGTGAGTATGGCATTATCAAAGATTCCAAAGGTCTGTCTATTCCTTACAGTTTTTACAACGGTGCTTTAAAAAATGACGGCAATACTTCTGTGAATGCCTTAAAATCTAACGAGAGTTTAAAACGCTTTGCTTCATATTTAGAAAAAATCGAAAGTGATTTGGTGCGTTTTGATATGGATAAGTTATCCGAAGATGTTAATGCGGGAATGTATTTCGATTCCTCTATTCCACAAGGCTATGGTGTAGGAAGTAGCGGTGCTTTGGTTGCGGCCATTTATGATAAGTACGCTTTCGATAAAATAACGGTACTTGAAAATCTAACACGCGAGAAGCTACTAAAATTAAAGTCGATTTTTTCGGCTATGGAATCTTTTTTCCACGGAAAATCATCGGGTCTTGATCCTTTAAACAGTTATTTGAGCATTCCTATACTTATTAACTCGAAAGATAATATTGAAGCAACCGGGATTCCTGCACAGCAACCAGAAGGCAAAGGTGCCGTATTCTTAATTGATAGTGGCATAATAGGGGAAACAGCTCCTATGGTAAGTCTTTTTATGGAAAATATGAAGCAGGAAGGTTTCAGAAATATGCTTAAAACCCAATTTATCAAGCATACCGATGCTTGTGTGGACGACTTTCTTAAAGGAAATATTAAATCCTTGTTTAAAAATACCAAACAGCTTTCTAAAGTGGTGCTTAATCACTTTAAACCAATGATACCGCAGCAGTTTCACGATCTTTGGAAAAAGGGTATCGATACCAACGCCTATTACTTAAAACTATGTGGTTCTGGTGGCGGAGGCTATATTTTAGGCTTTACTGAAGATTTTGAAAAAGCCAAAAAAGCCCTCGGAGCATACAAACTCGAGGTCGTTTATAACTTCTAA